A window of the Pseudomonas gozinkensis genome harbors these coding sequences:
- a CDS encoding TonB-dependent receptor, which translates to MSSRLTRQTSSPSRVLSLLTAAILMAGTAPLMAATEQPTRNMGDYSFAIGQQPLVSALNAFTAVTGWQVGLPAELGQDVSSPGVRGSLPPEKALERLLVGTNLSFRKLSNNNVVLEKRASSGALNLDQVTISATRQEQSINSVPATVTVQTRQDLDRNNVNTIKDLVRYEPGVSVGGAGQRGGISGYNIRGIDGDRILTQVDGVEVPDGFFNGPYAKTQRNYVDPEIIKRVEILRGPASVLYGSNAIGGAVSYYTLDPDDIIKPGKDVGARLKTGYSSADESWLKSATVAGRADQFDGLLHYSQRDGHETDSYGSNNGTGLERTAANPEDVKATNVLAKIGWNYNEGSRLGLTYEKYKDDRDTDQKSAYGGPYFNGAPTIPDSVLPGGMYQWRTGNDTITRERFGLEHSFELNSLLADNVKWSLNHQTAKTDQSTDEFYYPITRKVLRTRDTIYEEKQWVFDAQLDKAFAIGDTDHVLTYGTTIKQQKVTGSRSGDGTCLAVGRGCTAIGATSAADVLKKSSDFPDPTINTYSLFAQDQISWNNWTFLPGLRYDYTQLKPHITQEFLNTVAADGNGTVSDKNKTWHKVSPKFGLTYALTENYTWYGQYAEGFRTPTAKALYGRFENSTTGYNVAPNPDLEPEKSKSYETGLRGNFEQGSFDVAVFYNKYRDFINEDAVTPGYSELTFQSSNIKHATIKGAEVKGRLNLDSFGAPQGLYTQGSISYAYGRNNDNGEPLNSVNPLTGVFGLGYDQDNYGGLLSWTVVKKKDRVDDSNFKSPDGVSSQFKSPGFGVLDLAGYYKVTDDVTVSGGIYNLTDKKYWLWDDVRGYDSVGEASVTQPANLDRLTQPGRNFAINLVWDI; encoded by the coding sequence ATGTCCTCACGCCTTACCCGCCAGACTTCTTCCCCTTCCCGCGTGCTGTCGCTGCTGACCGCCGCCATCCTGATGGCCGGCACCGCGCCGCTGATGGCCGCCACCGAACAGCCGACGCGCAACATGGGCGACTACTCGTTCGCCATCGGCCAGCAGCCGCTGGTGTCGGCGCTCAATGCGTTCACCGCCGTCACGGGCTGGCAGGTCGGTTTGCCGGCAGAACTGGGTCAGGACGTGTCGTCGCCGGGCGTGCGCGGTTCGCTGCCACCGGAAAAAGCCCTGGAGCGCCTGTTGGTGGGGACCAACCTGAGCTTCCGTAAACTGAGCAACAACAACGTCGTGCTGGAAAAGCGCGCCAGCAGCGGCGCACTCAATCTTGATCAGGTGACCATCAGCGCCACCCGTCAGGAGCAGTCGATCAACAGCGTGCCAGCCACCGTCACCGTGCAGACCCGTCAGGATCTGGACCGCAACAACGTCAACACCATCAAGGATCTGGTGCGCTACGAGCCGGGCGTCTCCGTCGGCGGCGCCGGCCAGCGCGGCGGGATCAGCGGCTACAACATTCGCGGCATCGACGGCGACCGGATTCTGACTCAGGTCGACGGCGTCGAAGTGCCAGACGGTTTCTTCAACGGCCCTTACGCCAAGACCCAGCGCAACTACGTCGACCCGGAAATCATCAAGCGCGTCGAAATCCTCCGTGGCCCGGCCTCGGTGCTGTACGGCAGCAACGCCATCGGCGGCGCGGTCAGTTACTACACCCTCGACCCGGACGACATCATCAAGCCCGGCAAAGACGTCGGCGCCCGCCTGAAAACCGGCTACAGCTCCGCCGACGAGAGCTGGCTGAAATCCGCCACCGTCGCCGGTCGCGCCGACCAGTTCGACGGCTTGCTGCACTACAGCCAGCGCGACGGCCACGAAACCGATTCCTACGGCAGCAACAACGGCACCGGCCTTGAGCGCACCGCCGCCAACCCGGAGGACGTGAAAGCCACCAACGTGCTGGCCAAGATCGGCTGGAACTACAACGAAGGTTCGCGCCTGGGCCTGACCTACGAAAAGTACAAGGATGATCGCGACACCGATCAGAAAAGCGCCTACGGCGGCCCGTACTTCAACGGTGCCCCGACGATCCCGGACAGCGTGCTGCCCGGCGGCATGTACCAGTGGCGCACCGGCAACGACACCATCACCCGCGAGCGTTTCGGCCTGGAGCACAGCTTCGAGTTGAACAGCCTGCTGGCGGACAACGTGAAGTGGAGCCTCAACCACCAGACCGCCAAAACCGACCAGAGCACCGACGAGTTCTACTACCCGATCACCCGTAAAGTGCTGCGCACCCGCGACACGATCTACGAAGAGAAACAGTGGGTCTTCGACGCGCAACTGGACAAGGCATTCGCCATCGGTGACACCGATCACGTGCTGACCTACGGCACCACCATCAAGCAGCAGAAAGTCACCGGCTCGCGCAGCGGCGACGGCACGTGCCTGGCGGTCGGTCGCGGCTGCACCGCCATCGGCGCCACCAGCGCGGCTGACGTACTGAAAAAATCCAGCGACTTCCCGGACCCGACCATCAACACCTACAGCCTGTTCGCCCAGGATCAGATCAGCTGGAACAACTGGACCTTCCTGCCGGGCCTGCGCTACGACTACACCCAGCTCAAGCCGCACATCACCCAGGAATTCCTCAACACCGTGGCCGCCGACGGCAACGGCACAGTCAGCGACAAGAACAAGACCTGGCATAAAGTCTCGCCGAAATTCGGCCTGACCTACGCACTGACCGAAAACTACACCTGGTACGGCCAATACGCCGAAGGCTTCCGCACCCCGACCGCGAAAGCGCTGTACGGCCGCTTCGAGAACAGCACCACCGGCTACAACGTGGCGCCGAACCCGGACCTGGAACCGGAAAAAAGCAAAAGCTATGAAACCGGCCTGCGCGGCAACTTCGAGCAAGGCTCGTTCGACGTGGCGGTGTTCTATAACAAGTACCGCGACTTCATCAACGAAGACGCCGTCACCCCGGGCTACAGCGAGCTGACCTTCCAGTCCAGCAACATCAAGCACGCGACCATCAAGGGTGCGGAAGTCAAAGGTCGCCTGAACCTCGATTCGTTCGGCGCGCCACAGGGCCTGTACACCCAGGGTTCGATCTCCTACGCCTATGGACGCAACAACGACAACGGCGAGCCATTGAACAGCGTCAATCCGCTGACCGGCGTGTTCGGTCTGGGTTATGACCAGGACAACTACGGCGGCCTGCTGAGCTGGACCGTGGTCAAGAAGAAGGATCGCGTCGACGACAGCAACTTCAAGTCGCCGGACGGCGTCAGCAGCCAGTTCAAGTCGCCGGGCTTCGGCGTTCTCGATCTGGCCGGTTATTACAAGGTCACCGACGACGTCACCGTCAGCGGCGGCATCTACAACCTGACCGACAAGAAATACTGGCTGTGGGATGACGTGCGCGGTTACGACAGCGTCGGCGAAGCGTCGGTGACACAACCGGCCAACCTCGATCGCCTGACCCAGCCGGGTCGCAACTTCGCGATCAATCTGGTCTGGGATATCTGA